The Macaca thibetana thibetana isolate TM-01 chromosome 5, ASM2454274v1, whole genome shotgun sequence genomic sequence TCACATGCTTCTCTGGCATTTCCAGTCTCCTTAAAGAGCACACTCAGCTCAGCACAGTTTGAACCCACACGCTGGGCCCCACAGAGGCGCAGAGTTGATTTTGCATCACTAGGGTTAGGCACAAAGCCAGAATGAGTTTTGTTGTTACTGGACAAGATTAAAGAATATTGTCTTtagtttttgcctttgttttcattttattttgtattttatgttcttCCTATTATAACTCATGTGCAACCTGGGGTAAGAACCCCAGCTAGTTTAAAAACACGTGGGTTGGGCTGGTCTGAAGGTAGTGAGTTACCTCAATTGATGGTTCAGCCAGTTACAGATCAACCTCCttgtcctcctctttctccccttcccactACTATACTTGACtaatcttaaaaacagaaaacatgggccaggcgtggtggctcatgcctgtaatcccagcactttgggaggctgaggcgggtggattgccctagcttaggagttcgagaccagcctctgcaacacggtgaaaccccgtctgtaccaaaatgcaaaaacttagccgggtgtggcggcgtgcacctgtagtcccagctactcaggaggctgaggcaggagaattgctagaacccagcaATTCTCAGGTGATGAAGGttgaaggtgaaggttgcagtgagccgagaccgcaccactgcactccagcctggacagcagaacaagactctgtctctaaaaaaaaaagaaaaagaaaacatggtcgTTGAGTACTGAGGGAACTCAGTTATTTTCCTATGTCTCTGGTTGTGCCCTTTGAGATTGCATTTTCTGTGGGCATCAACCACACCTAATTAAATAGGACACCAAAAGCTGCTACGTAATATACATCAAAGAGACGGTAGCAGCTTTAACACAGAGATGCCACCTCCTGCTTTCAAATGCATTCCTGTCTTGAAAGTTGAACAGGATTTTGACAGAGCCCCACTATGTGGAGTAATGCTGCTCTTGTAGAATAGTTGCTACATTTCCATCCAGAAACATAGGGCGTTATGGCACAGGGGGTGTCCTGAGCATTCTGATGCTGCAGAGCTACGGCTcttgtgtacatgtgtgttgGAACCACTGAGAAAGATGTGTTGCTTTTGTTCCCTATAGTAGATTTTCCAACACCAAAGACTGAGCTGGTCCAGAAGTTCCACGTGCAGTACCTGGGCATGCTACCTGTAGACAAACCAGTCGGTATGTGAAACGTTTATTGTCTTTCCACTTTGCAAGTGTGCGGGAGCTCACAGGAGGCGTTCGCCCTCCCTCCAAGGAGGGTGAGGTCGGCTGTTTACTCTCGTGCCTCGTCTTGAATCAAGCTGTCACCCTGTCACCTGCCAGAGAACATAAACGGTCCTGATCAAAAGATCAGTAGAGGGACAGGCCCTGCTGCTTTGACCTGCCATCCCCAGCGTACAGGACTTAAGCAATACAGACATGGATTTCTTGTGTACCCAGAAGTCTAGAGCTGTGTGAGCCAGGGCTGTGGAAGAGCTCTGCTGCTGTGAAACGAGGCCTCCATCTCTGAGGCCGGGGTACCTGCTTCGTGTCTCGTCAGCTGGCGGGCCAGGAGAGAGGGCTGCGGAGGCTTCATGCCGTCAAGGAGTGACACAGTAGTGGCACACACAGCATTCAGCTCACTTGCCGGTGGCAGAATGTAGTTGCTGGGCTATACCAAGCCAAAAGGAGACTGGGAGATGGAGCCTTCACCAGGGTTAAAAAAGGCTGTGGAGAAATCGCAAGCCGCATACACTGCGGGGGCGCTGTAAGATGGTGCAGCTGCtttagaaaacagtctggcaTTCTTCAGAAGGTGAAACATAGTTACCTTAGAACCAGCAGCTCAGTTCCTAGGCATAgacccaagagaaatgaacaaaaacGTGTatgcaaatgttcacagcagaatTATTGATGAGAGTCAAAAAgcgaaaccacccaaatgtcctgACAAGTCCACTGACAGTTAGATAAATAACAGGCGATACTTCCATACAGTGGAGTTTTATTTGTTGATACAAAGGAGTGAAGGACTGAAGTGTGCTATAGCATATATGGATGAAGCCTGAAAACATGCTATGAGAGAAGTCAGTCCCAAAAGACTGCGTACTGTGTGATTCCGTTCATACGAAACGTCCACAATAGGCAGATCTCTAGAGTCAGAAAGTAGGTAAGGGTTGCCTTGGGCTAGAGGCTGGGAGGGCGGGGGGAAATGGAGAATGACCCCTGCCAGGTACGGGGTTTctctttggggtgatgaaatgttctcAAATTGATTACGGTAggtccagcatggtggctcacacctgtaatctcagcacgttgggaagccagggcaggtCGATTGCttaaagttcaagaccagcccaggcaacatggcaaagcctcatctctacaaaaaaaaaaaaaattaaacaattagctgggcatggtggcatgtacctgtactcccagctactccggaggctgaggtgggaagatcacctgagcctgggaggtcaaggctgcagcgagccgtgatcataccactgcactccagcctgggtgacagagcgacaccctgtctcaaaaaaaaattgatgatggtgatggttgcactctgtgaatgtactaaaatcCACTGGATTGTACACATTACATGAGTGAATTGCGTGTGAATGATACCTCCAGAAAGTTGTCACTCCCACCCCTATCCCCCAGAAAAACTGGGAGCAGCCGGCAAAAGGGCCCCTCTGAAGCGGGGGATCCACTGTAAAGGAGCCGAGAGATGGCGAGGGTGGGGAGAGGCTGAAGGGCCATGTTCTGCTTATATAGCCAGCGTGTCAGCACCAGGTGCCCGGAGCTTCTCCTGACTCTCCTTTCCTACTGAAAAGGctggtctttctgtctttctttctttcttttttttttttttttttttttttttgacagagtctcactcatttgcccaggctggagtgcagtggtgcgatctcagctcactgcaacctccgcctcctgggttcaagcaatcatgtccggctaatttttgtatttttagtagagacagggtttcactgtgttggctaggctggtctcgaactcctgacctcgaatgatcctgcctcagcctcccaaagggctgagattacaggcacaagccactacgcccagccaaaaGCTGGTATTTCATTCCTGTTGCGCAAACATGAGAATGAAGTGTCctggcttttattaaaaaagatCAGTCTGGGTGTAGCTATTATTGGTGATTTGGGCCCACATTTGAGTGTGGTAAGTGGCTTTAGGACACTTTAAATTATCCTTTTCTGTCCCCAGGAATGGACATTCTGAATAGTGCCATAGAAAATCTCATGACCTCATCCAACAAGGAGGATTGGCTGTCAGTGAACATGAATGTGGCCGATGCCACTGTGACTGTCATCAGTGAAAAGGTGAGAAGGAATCTTCGATGGCATTGGCATGTCTGGGTTACAGTGAGTATAAGATACAGTGGTTTTCTGTGGAACTTAGGAACATAGTCAAGGCTGGAGTTGTGCGTCCTTGATTAAGATGGCCTGCATTTGAAAGATTTGGCCCTTTGTCTGGGTCTAAATCTGTGCGTACCTCTATTTtcctgtggtctgagaaacttcttttctgGTGCTCCTGATTCTGTCTTCCTCATGTGCCCCGGAGACAAGTTGTTTGCTAGAGGTGACAGTGTGAGGCTAGCCGTCGCTCACTCTCAGGGCGCCCGTGTTGCCTGGGCTGTGTGATCTGGGGCTGGGAAGCAGAAGATGCTTCCATTCGGGAGAGCCCTGTGACTCTCTCGGTAGCAGAAGGAGCTACTGGCTGTCTTGAGAGAGGCCACATTAGCCTCAGCCCAAATTATCCCAGTTTTGTGGTTGAAAAAATTGAAGCATAGAGAGGCTCAGTCATTTGCCCAGCGTCACACAGTTGGAAGCAATGGGATCAGGACTCAAATCCAGGCAGCCTGGCCCAGACTCGAGCCTACTTTTCTATTCTGCCTCTGTGAGCACCTGCCATGGAAAGACCACCAGTCATCAGCCTGCTCCACGGCCGCCCGGTTCACCCTGGAGAGAGGAGCAGGGTGCGCGTTGCCTGCCTCCAGCTGGCATGCTGAGCTCTCCTCCGCTCTTCAAGCAGGTCCcgcccttccccaccccagcgTCATCACAAGCACTGCACCCTCCATGCTCCACCCTCTGCCTACCTGACCCTTACCCAGATCTCCACCACAGCCTCCTTCCTCCTGAGAAAACTTCCCAACCTCTCACACTAGCGTACTTTGCTCATTAAACACTCCCAAGGCACCAGAGTGAATATTTAATAAGTCAAGATGTTAATGATCCAAAAGTCAACATTTTGGATGTGTTTATTAATTCAGAACTTGCATATGGTTCTTGCAAAGGATGTAGTGTTCATCCCTATAAGAAAGAATTCTGAACATTTCTTTAGCTGCCTCATATGGATCCCAGATGGACACCAGTttgccagaaagaaaaaaaaaaaacaatttgacaACTTTTTGTTGATTTggcagctttttgttttatatggtTTTAGATGGAAATGTGATTCAGTGTGTTGTTTAGTTTGGGTAAGAATCACTGGACGAAGAAAGACACCGTGAATCCCTTTTTTCTGGTGCTCTGGGGGTTTACTTGGGCAAATGGGTTTTGGGCCACCGGGTGTCCTGTATTGGGCTAGATGTAACAAGTGTAGACGGCATTGCTCCTCCCGACAGTGAACTCACAGCCACATGCAATAATGGAGAATGGGACGCACATCACAGCCCATGACAGCAGTGCAGTTCAGAGCAAACATGACCTCCGGAACAGGGTAGCCACACAGCGATGGCCTCTTCAGACGTTTGGCAAGGTTCCGCTTTTTGAGAAAAACACAGGTCCTTTCTGGATCGGCCTGGCTATACTTTCTGAATGCCAGTTCCTATGTGCTGCCACTCTAAGCCTGATCCTGGCACCTCCTGATCGGATGCCGCATAATGTCTCCTGCAGAATGAAGAGGAAGTCTTAGTGGAATGTCGTGTGCGATTCCTGTCCTTCATGGGTGTCGGGAAGGATGTCCACACATTTGCCTTCATCATGGACACGGGGAACCAGCGCTTTGAGTGCCACGTTTTCTGGTGCGAGCCTAATGCTGGTAACGTGTCTGAGGCCGTGCAGGCCGCCTGCATGGTGAGTAATCCCAGTACGGGCTGTTGAGCCCTCCCGCCTCTGCTCATCTCTAATATGCCATGCATTAGAGCAGAATCACTCACGGAAATGGAAAAAACCCTATCCCTAAAGTAATGCTTTACTTTATAACGCTGTCATTCCTAGGGCCAGAATCAGTTATGCGAAACAGATTACATCTCAAAAGGCCAGGACTCCTGGAAGAAGTGGGCCAGATAGAGGCTCCAACGAGCTTCACAACCACCAGCTTGACGACTGTCAATCCTTGATCCCAGATCAATTTCATATGTGAAATGTTGGTCATGCATGAGTTGGTACTGTTTGGATTCaattcagcactttaaaaatcaatacattGAATGACTTTTATTTCCAGTGATTGGTTTCTGTACACTGttcttatacattttatttatatccaTTAACTCAGTTAGGTAGTTGTtagttctgttttatttatgagaaaatagagagaaaagtTAGAGAATGGGCCCCAGGGCTTGTCGGTGACAGAGCCGAGCCTGGATTCAGCCCCAAGTCTGCCAGGTGACAAAGCCAGGACTCTTTACACCACATGGATACTTGGAAACAAACAAGAACACCTCATTATTCCTCCATCATATGTCCTTTGTGCCCCTCTTATGCCAGACACTGCAAATAAAAATGAGggaactgggctgggtgcagtggctcacgcctgtaatcccagcactttgggaggctgaggcaggcagatcacttgaggtcagaagttcgagaccaacctgaccaaatgtagaagccccgtctctactaaaaatacaaaattagccagcatggtggtgcatccctgtaattccagctactcaggaggctgaggcaggagaatcacttgaacctgggagacagaggctgcagtgagccgagatcacgccattgtactccagcctaggcaacaagagggaaacccatctcagaaaaaaatgagggTGCTGTATGAGTGTGGGCACCAGAGCCTATGGGCAGGTGTGTTCTAGCAGCAGGTTGGGTGCTGGGCCTGAGTGGAAGGAGGTGCAGTCCGGATCATGGTGGGCTTAGGATGGTGTGTGGAGGCCTGATTTTCTTCAGCAGGGATCGCTAAACTGGGGATTGAATTGATTGTATTtagattgtattatttatttatttattgagatgaagttttgctcttgttgcccaggctaaagtgcagtggcacgatctaagctcactgcaacctgcgcctcccgggttcaagtgattctcctgccccagcctcccaagtagctgggaagacacgcgcccaccaccacacccgactaattttttatatttttagtagagacagggcttcaccatgttggccaggctggtctcaaactcctgacctcaggtgatccacccatctcagcctcccaaagtgctgggattacaggtgtgagccaccgcacccacccatTAATTATTTACCGCACCCATTAATTATTACCGCACCCAGTAATTATTTAGATTAATAATTAatctaaattaataaatttagatTTTAGAAGAGTATCCAGCAAAAAAAAGAAGACGACAAAGTAAAGGATAGGTTGGAGGAACAAGGCTGAGGTGGCGATCAGGCAGGAGGCCAGTTACCTTCTgcaggtgggagaggaggagtGTGCACGCCAGGAGAGCAGCGTTGGGAACAAACAGGAGCAGAGGTTTTGAGAGGCGCCGAGCTGCCTGGTTGGGGGAGAACTGCTGCATGTGAAGCCCTGTGCTTCATTTAATTCAGCCTCACACTTGCGGGCTGGAATCTGGGGC encodes the following:
- the APBB2 gene encoding amyloid beta precursor protein binding family B member 2 isoform X10, which codes for MAERKNAKALACSSLQERANANLDVPLQVDFPTPKTELVQKFHVQYLGMLPVDKPVGMDILNSAIENLMTSSNKEDWLSVNMNVADATVTVISEKNEEEVLVECRVRFLSFMGVGKDVHTFAFIMDTGNQRFECHVFWCEPNAGNVSEAVQAACMLRYQKCLVARPPSQKVRPPPPPADSVTRRVTTNVKRGVLSLIDTLKQKRPVTETP